Genomic window (Vigna unguiculata cultivar IT97K-499-35 chromosome 10, ASM411807v1, whole genome shotgun sequence):
TGTTGATATTCTATTTCACTGTTTTATTGAACCACTGCACTTTGTGCTTtccttttcaataaaataatcagCCTATGTTTCAAggtaaatattcatttattttaacaaattttcgCTGTATGAACCAGAAGAAGATACTTGATCATGCAACCACTGAAGAgagaaacaaaacaacaaaagacTATAGCTACAACCTGcaaattattttcacattgTACACGAAAATTCTTCTTAACCAGCATGAGAGGGAAAATTTACTGTCTTCTTCCCTCGGTTATGATGCTAGTTAGGATCTACAAAGCTCGCTGTTAATCcgcatataaattatatatgctGTTAACTTGAGAGACATGTGATCAAATGCAAAGTTCTCTGGTGTTCATAGGGAAATCTATGTCGAAATCGATCTTATCAAGGAAGAAATCAAGGTCCATTATTGGTGAATAGGTGACTGAAGTTGGCGTGGAAACTATATCAGTGATATCTGAAGATGAGTTATGCACGTTTTGGCCAAGTCCAGTGCTCTCCCAGTGGCAGAACATGTCTGATTCTGAAGTTGTTGGAGACATGAATGAAGGAGAGAAGTTTTCCACCAAGTTGTTCTCAATCATGGAGTACGAGAATATGTTGTTGGTTTCCTCGTTTTCAGACCCTATTGATGGAGAAGAGAAGCAAAATGATGGGAAAATTTGGTGCTTGTGGTCCAAATCCAAGTCCAAGTCCTCTACTTTAACTTCACCTTGTGGTCCAAAGGAGAAAATTGTCTCTGGGGGTTGCTCTATTTTCTCTTGCGGTTGattcttttcattgttttggTGCTGGTTTTCTTGGATTCTCACCTTGGTTTTTGATGGGGGCACCACTGTTGCTGCTTGGGTGCATGTGTGTCTTCCTATGTATGTTATCTCGTATATCATTGGATCTTCATCTGACTTTTGCACTTGCTTAGTGGCCAGACATCCTTGTATGTTCCTATATGTGCATCTGAAATATCCCCTGCAACAAAAACCAGTTTGTCAGAAAAACACGACCTTTAATGTAAAAAACACTTCAGTAAATGGAAGAATTAGCATGACACAGTGAACTTTTTTGCATGCTGATGCTACAGGAACACCAAAACTAACTATTTTGAACTGGTTTTGTGGTAAAAGCCTTAAACTTTTAGTTTATACCAAGAAAGGGTGTTCAGgccatatttttttatcttcccCCTATTGTACAATTGTGAATTCAAATATgagtactttttttttaatgcttAAGAAAAAGTACATGACCTGCCAAGTTTTTAAGACCATCATAAAACTAGTAGCTTGCAACTTGCAAGATTGTCAGATTTTTCTAATGTCTGAATGAATAGTTTCTTGCACCACACATGGTGAAGCCTCTGCCATAAAAAACTGCATTTATTAAAAAGCTGCTATTGTAGTGAATTCAATCTAGCTAATATTGTCCTTTGGGTAAGTTTTTGTTGTCTTTTTAAAAGCACCTTGTCCTATGCATTATGTGGCTGTAAAGTGAAAAAGGTtacaaatttgtttatttttttatttcctccATTGGCTAACAACATGTCAAGTTCAAATCACAAATTatgcaaattttaattatggtaAAAAAGAATGCatgtttgaagaaaaaaacaacaaatatttaccTTGGAAACTTGGCTCCAAGAATGTCTTTCTGCCCATATTTTCTCCAGTTATAGCCATCTTCTTTATTTCCTTCTGTTCCCAAGCACACCTTCACTTGCTCTCTCCGTCTTGGCATGGTCTTTCTGCATTCCACAGATTCAAAGAACACCCTTTTGAAATCAGACCATGAACCTTTTCACCCCATCTCCAAAAGAAACAATAATTTGCaaaaagcacttttgacatTACCTTTTCTTAGAAACATGTTTGTGCTCAACCTCAGGCTCCACGACCTCACTTTTGGGACTACCATTTGTGAAAGAGCAATGAGAATCCATCATGGCCTTATTTTCTCCTACATTAGCCATACAATTCACCTTGGCAAGTGCCTTCTCCATGGTGGAAATGATTTTCTCAATCAACACTTCATTTGTGTCACAAGAGGAAGAGGATGATGAAGATGAGGATAGTTGGTCACAAAGCTTCTTTGTTAGCTCCTTCCCTAGCAGCAACTCATCAATGACACTAACTTGTTCACACTTTGCACTCTCTTCCATTTCTTGAGAAGAAGCAATAGCAAGAAACTAAAAGCTTTGAAAGAGAATGTGTGGGGGGAGGAAGCTATATCTAGAAAGGATGCCAAATGGAGCAATCATTCAGAAAAAGTTAGAAACAGTGGGAAATTGAGTGAAAATTTGTTGGTGAAGTGGCGAGTTATGTTGTGGTGAGTGGAGGGGGATATAAGGGATTGGTGATAGAGAGTGTGAAAGTGTGAATCAAATAGGAAAAAAAGGAGGCTTTCTTAACAAAGAAGGTGAGAGGAAAGGGGGTTTTAAGGGTgagaaaagagaaggaaaaagagGTTGATTTGACTGCTCAAACACATGTAAGTTTTCTACATTGTGGAGCCCTCACAATTCAGATTATGATTTTATCATATCTGGTAGAATAATGAATCATgagagaaggagaaaaaaaataaaaaaagtggtGAAAGAGTTATCCATGAATATCCTGATTGAATTATTGACCACTTCAAATAATAAGAATGTCCCACATCGACCTCATCTCTCGAACCCTACGATGGGTAATTATAAAAACCTCAAACGCGGTGACGTACGCATCCCAGTGGTAGTGAACAATAACGCGGAAGAAGGGTTGAAGATTCTTGGTTGcatcttcattttaaaatattcaaattccaattattttcttttgcttttatgtttcaaaaatttgaatctttaatactgatgaattatttaaatgattacTTAATTGAAGAATATTACtattagattttgaaaattttgaaggaacttagaggaaaataaattaagaaatttaaattcatttatattattattattattatcttttgcGAAATGCAAAAGTTGACGTAACGTGTAAAATTTCGCTTACGTTTGATTTTGATAGTTATTGCAtgacatattttattaactCCCATTGGTTGAGCCATCAAAAAGTGTAATGGTGAGGTGATGACGtgtttttgtataatttttaatttggaagtatttaaataaagaccACTTTTATGGTTTTTAGTTGAGGAATATTAAATACTGTCTCTAATATACTCCTtattattagataaaaataatattttatctatttttcatttatgaaacaaacattaaagaatattttatttattattagataaaaataatgttaattgaTTTTCCTAGTTGTtagcttttcttttttattattattaaaaatgaaaactttttcCTAAGGATTGGTAGCTGAGAGAAAaggttttgattggttgctacACGTATCAATAAAAAACAGTGACTCTGAAGAGAAAAACATTGAAAGCCATGTCATGTCTGTTGggaaaattttatgatataagaTTCAAgatgtaaaaaaatgtataataattctACAAGtgtctaaaatttattaaagttataagttttaataatttaaaaggtaTGATCAAAAGTACCCACAAAAACAAGTCAAAtgatattactttaaatttttatttgcaCAAATAACTCTCCAACTTGGTCCTTAAacgtataattaattatacatagCTATGTCATTTAGCAATATATCTataatcaaattgcactacTCAAAATTTAAACAACTGAACATTGAATGACAACAggtctaaaaattattttatgcatAATTTGGAAGATTCAGCTGCAAAATGAAACAATACCACTAGTTGTATGTTACAGGCAAATAATGATTCACGTGACTAATTTTCTACCAAATGATAATTTGAGCATGAAATAATTGACCAACAAGTTCAAGTTGATATCACAAAATTACAGATATATTTGCACAATTTGATAGACAATTTGATACTTATACAATGGTCAACAATGTGCTGCATGACTCACtcagagacaaaaaaaaaaaatcatcactAAGAGATAAGAATATTTTCCTAACACATATAATAAGCAAAATGCTGCTATTAatatgaagaaaattaaaaaaaaaattgtgattgcaaattttattttgttaatgttttaaaagaatttataatttcaaaacttacaacaatcactactaaaaattcccatattaaatgagaattttcttgcaaatttgttaaaaatatttgtaagaaaagactttttcctgATATTTTtcctaagaattttaattaacagGTAATTTcttcgtggataattatttcctacaaaattataaaatttgcaagtatttcctgttaaaaacagatctgtctaattatcttaaccacaaagggatctgaattgattaacaagcttttatatggtttaagatgaatcttgaataaatctttaggttttaaagctcaattaatcaatttcgcagttctgggttaattgactgtttaaatcaatcaagaaagattatgagagagaagaaagaagcaagacacacaatttatactggttcgattcaaaaagaatctacatccagtcttctcctaagtaacacacttaggaggattccactaaatagaaaggttccaagaattacaagcacacctatgtaattctaacccccaaaacccaagaacttgattcaacaatcaagaactccccctaggagcaatgcatccacacaattgcacctaggtccacacttcaaacactgaagcaactgtaatcagaaaatacagaaaacaaaacaagaaacgaatacacctaagctgtgcagatttgacttgatgctccttgaatcaagcaagatccatcatggtagaatcaaccatcaattcttcttggatctgtacttgagttatcttgcagaatcttctgaaactttgtgtctctcagatggctctatctcagatgaagactgcgtgatatttctaatttttccagacccaaaacagattccaaaacagcttttatacaaaggtttttgctgtcactaattcgattagcaatttacctaatcgattatcgtgagtatactttcacttactttgtaccatactcacagctaatccattagttaaaaaactaatcatatgcagaattacacagcacgcctgaaatacatttgataaagagaagctaattgcctaatgcatatcctaactggaccaagctatattttatcctagatcagtagacatcatcaaaattgttcttcatttatggatgaaaggctcccccttccaacatttcctacaaaatttattgcaaaaagtgttttatataaaatattttacaaaaaaatttacagcaatttcttacaatttttttttcataacaaaatttataaatgttttttaaaaaaaaaattcaaaataaaatttccatgaaatataagtttttttaatagtgaACGCATTTACAATTAacccaaaaaaaataaacattggtACTTAAAAGTAAGTTTCTTTTTGGTAATGATGGTCTTCATTAGTTTGcattgaattatatataaagacatgtaatctttattaaattataaatttgaatatgtaATCACAAAGTAAAGTAGAGTAAACTAATAGAAGTAGTTTTAATAGGatgaagtatattttattagttaagtTTAAAAGCATAGATAGATAGAagaacttaatattttaattgtactttataaacatattaatcatctctttaaaatttacttgttcattcttttcaatttgaaattgttttagtAAAGCTAAAAACAACATAAGATATTCAtccaatcaatttttttaaagtttttttatcctttttttgcTGACTTGTTTACATGTGATTGATTAGCATGTTTATAGATATGTGATGTATGTGGAgtttgataaataaagataattttttattaacttcgTAAAGATATCTTTGATTTGTTGTTTAGGGTTTTCGAGAAGCTTcctatattaaataaaactggGAATTTAGGTAAAATAATTTGTTGGAATTTAGGTAAAttattatgggttaaatatgtttttggtcttttaagtttcagtgaatttttgaattaattttttttcaaaattttatactaatttagtccttcatctctagaaatgcgtggatttaatcTTTCTTAccatattttgttaagtttatttgacattttaaacacattttatgataatatttgagttaacattaaagcgaaaatgtatcaaacggtgtaaataattcaaatactattgcttgaaacgtcagataaacttagcaaaattgtatttttaaagatgaatgactaaattggtcgaaagttttgaagagggactaatttcaaattttcctgaaatttgagggaccaaaaagcatatttaacccaattatTATATAGTTAAATGTGTGAATTTGAGGTGTTTGAGCAATTTTAGAATGTGTAGAACTCAAAACTTTCTACATAATTTGCTTAGGGATTCTCAGAAGCATCTTGAGAATTTCAGACAAAAAATAAGTGAGTTTTAATGTGAAAAATTTGCTTAGGCATTAAGTGAATTAATGTTTTCCGAATTAGGTTTAGTGGTATTTGTGAACTTTGTGGTCATGGATTTAGCTTTATAATagctttgaaataaatttaaaaaatataaaactctaGTTGTGACTCTTTtagtgaacaacacaaaaaagccttttaacatctgatattttttacttttgacGTCCGCCCAAACACCGACGTTGTACTAggtgacgtcaaaataacgTCAGAAAAATAGCAGACGTCACTTAACATCGGTCCGTTAAGAGTCTGACGTTATCCAATGTCGGGGCTAGTAGCAGCAGACGTCAATTTTCgcactaaaaaaaacaaaaaccagagcaatttaacgtctgtcagagTCCATCAAACGTTAAATAACATCGGCGTTTGTAcagtcagacgttaaataacgtctgtcAAGGTACACCAGACATTAAATTgctctattttttaaaaaatttgattgtttttacaacatccatacacctgaaaatcagaaaatccccagaacaatttcataatacgTTCAACACAATTCTTGAGTTacagttttatatatatatatatatatatatatatatatatatatatatatatatatatatatatatatatatatatatatatatatatatataataaaacttaaGTTTCAACGTacattctaaactaatataaataacaacaaactaaaagtttcaacGTGAAATTCTTGTACAACAAAGTTTTTGAAAGGagttctaattatatttttctcaaattagtataaccctacattataaaatgttgtgattttatgttttttagtgcatacaatgaattagttgaataattttgaattgGATTAGAAATTAGAATACTCATTTTGCGTGAATTCAATTAATTAGAAAGATTAAATTTGAGAAGTGTGAATTGTAATATTAAAATGGtttaagtaaaagaaataatttttttaattaataaattatatataaaaaatttaaattggcacccctaaattttttgtccaagttccgccactacATGTGGTATCAACTCCATCTTTCCAATAGATATGCTACCCACTCTTGTCTTAGTGTGTGGATAATATCATCTGGTAGAGGTGATAGATTCTTAACTCGCTAAATAGGTAATACAATTTTCATGTTTAATTaaagttgtaattttttaattttgaactaactaaatactttttttttagagttttcagttttcaaatatttatggcttatcattttaattttattatgagttGTATTTAGACATGGATTCGATGAATGGAACtcgttatgaattatttatctttagtaaGTGTTGTagaattatttatgttttatgatttttttttttaattttgagtcAATATAATAAAGTAATAGGGTATGTGAATACAAATTACTAttgatttatgttatttaactattttttatattcatagtttaatttattgtaatgGAATTACAATTATAGTTTGcatgtttctttttaatacTTGAAATTAGAGAGTTTTGAGATAATTGACTAGTAATTGTAATGGAATAACAATATGCATTGTGTAGtggtaaaatatattgaatttgactATTCTCACTCTATTATCGATTTCCATAGACTCAGATAGAGAAGGTATTAAGTGGTAAGAAATTCTATTGAAGTTTTTATGACTTGCAATttgaaaggaaaatgaaaaagtcATAAGAatttactttgttttattaattagtaTACTTTTCTTCCTTGGACACCATCAAAGAGTACAATAATGTGACatattcaaaacttttaaattttaaattcaatgcATTTATGTGATGAGATATGAATGTGATGTTCATAGGTTTTGGCATGAGAAAGTCTTATTGTATGTGGAATGTATCATGTGTGTAAGTTTTGACTATGAAAACAATAAATGTGTTTAAGTTCATTTGTATGAACGAAGTATGTTTGCTATAAATGTTATAAGTATTTGTGGAATTAcggtattattaatatttattttattattatacaattttttcaattattaactTGTTATTATTTGTTGTGTGATTgtttttactataatataaatgtGACAATTTTGTTCTAACCGCAgagaaaattttatatatatatatatatatatatatatatatatatatatatatatatatatatatatatatatatatatatatatatatatatatatatatataaaagtatgtATGTATATGGTACATTTTTTGTGTAgatcatttttatattcattttatcttttacacAGTACATAAAATGtaagtttttgaaaattcaGATActctattcttaattttttccaATTTAAATACCCATATTTTATTGCGATTTTAGTATTTATATCTTAGAAATTTCACAAATTTAgcccaatttttttctttgaaatattttaatttttttttgtaattttagtttaatttactttaaacttaagatatttatttaaaaatactaaaaaagtgcttttattaattaaaatacaacgGTATAAACTACAATTATTTACACCAACAACTTGtattaatttatgggttaaatatgtttttggtccctcaagtttcagtgaattttggaattagtccatcttcgaaactttataccaatttagtcattcatctttagataTACGTGCATTTAGtcttttttactaaattttgttaggtttatttgacattttaaagcattttatgataatatttaagttaacattaaagcgaaaatgtgtcaaaagggataaataatctaaatattattatgaaatgggCTTGAGACGTCAaatacatttaataaaatttgattaaaatgattaaatt
Coding sequences:
- the LOC114167053 gene encoding probable WRKY transcription factor 46, whose translation is MEESAKCEQVSVIDELLLGKELTKKLCDQLSSSSSSSSSCDTNEVLIEKIISTMEKALAKVNCMANVGENKAMMDSHCSFTNGSPKSEVVEPEVEHKHVSKKRKTMPRRREQVKVCLGTEGNKEDGYNWRKYGQKDILGAKFPRGYFRCTYRNIQGCLATKQVQKSDEDPMIYEITYIGRHTCTQAATVVPPSKTKVRIQENQHQNNEKNQPQEKIEQPPETIFSFGPQGEVKVEDLDLDLDHKHQIFPSFCFSSPSIGSENEETNNIFSYSMIENNLVENFSPSFMSPTTSESDMFCHWESTGLGQNVHNSSSDITDIVSTPTSVTYSPIMDLDFFLDKIDFDIDFPMNTRELCI